In Sorghum bicolor cultivar BTx623 chromosome 10, Sorghum_bicolor_NCBIv3, whole genome shotgun sequence, one genomic interval encodes:
- the LOC8077350 gene encoding putative methyltransferase C9orf114 has protein sequence MNPAHSEAAAAEKARRKKDKKEKRKKRKEAKEDDCGAATAEEEAPKEKKQKRRKDEDEGEGEGKGKEEKKLKPTVSIAVAGSIIDNAQSLELATLLAGQIARAATVFRIDEVVVFDSTPAAENGGAADDEESGARFLVRILEYLETPQYLRRRLFPMHKNLKFVGLLPPLDAPHHVRKHEWSEFREGVTLESDPSKGTLVDVGLSKNVLVEQTLEPGKRVTVAMGTNRDLTTARKVVPPSTPREQMGSYWGYKVRYTSNLSGVLKNSPFKEEYDHIIGTSEHGQIINSSELTLPTFRHLLIAFGGLAGLEESIEEDTNLKGKHADDVFTSYLNTCPNQGSRTIRTEEALLISLQYFQDPIRRAEQKM, from the exons atgaACCCCGCTCACAGCGAGGCGGCCGCTGCTGAGAAGGCGCGGCgaaagaaggacaagaaggagaagaggaagaagcGCAAGGAAGCCAAGGAGGACGACTGCGGCGCCGCGACGGCCGAGGAAGAAGCGCCCAAAGAGAAGAAGCAGAAGCGGAGGAAGGATGAAgacgagggggagggggaggggaaggggaaggaggagaagaagctgaagccgacgGTGAGCATCGCCGTTGCCGGCTCCATCATCGACAACGCCCAGTCCCTCGAGCTCGCCACCCTC CTGGCCGGCCAGATCGCTCGCGCCGCCACCGTCTTCCGCATAGATGAGGTCGTCGTCTTTGACAGTACTCCCGCGGCGGAGAACGGCGGCGCAGCTGATGATGAAGAGAGCGGCGCGCGGTTCCTTGTTCGGATTCTGGAGTATCTGGAAACTCCACAGTACCTCCGTCGCCGCCTCTTCCCGATGCACAAGAACCTGAAGTTTGTG ggattgcttccaccgCTCGATGCGCCACACCATGTGCGCAAGCACGAATGGTCTGAGTTCCGTGAAG GTGTAACATTGGAAAGTGATCCCTCAAAGGGGACTCTTGTTGATGTCGGATTAAGTAAG AATGTTCTGGTTGAACAAACACTAGAACCAGGCAAAAGAGTAACTGTAGCCATGGGAACAAACCGTGACCTAACAACAG CAAGGAAAGTTGTCCCCCCATCCACACCCAGGGAACAAATGGGATCTTATTGGGGCTACAAAGTTCGTTATACTTCAAATTTAAGTGGTGTTTTAAAAAATTCCCCATTCAAG GAAGAATATGACCATATCATTGGCACCTCAGAGCATGGACAAATAATTAATTCTTCTGAGCTTACCTTGCCTACTTTTAG GCACCTACTCATTGCATTCGGTGGACTTGCTGGTTTGGAAGAAAGCATTGAAGAAGATACAAATTTGAAG GGTAAACACGCAGATGATGTATTCACATCAtatttgaatacatgccccAACCAAGGGAGcagaacaataagaacagag GAGGCACTTCTCATTTCCCTCCAATACTTCCAAGATCCAATTAGGCGCGCAGAACAGAAAATGTAG
- the LOC8077351 gene encoding homeotic protein female sterile — MPGYHRAAARDELRSKTMELAPAELFASDPRQVLKKKLSAPDPCQVLRKRLGEEMEALRGILRKAELVVRNNVDKGYAARRRRKDGHFLAAEARSEAMVVDRTPCAKRRKATPPVENIEPPRISKADPIPCAKKRRMMPPVEIIEPRISQDEIFSLVTRLSSLSSNMPARIVEFLNKECTSYTDQKAGEIEIDLESMTRPAMFELQKLLDEFAEQKGESMNVCRSTSRSSPRKLEEGEIIEEGEFIEEDCGATATTAICGGDASPVVAQKGLCSPPPPRILEDGEMTEEEGASAICGDDALVGTVETAKSPSNSSSSGSSSSSDGSGSSCSDSSDSDSSDSNSDDECVTSNVAPVVLPIPKADDASAIAMPAKGICSPPRILEDREMTEEEIDICGDAGPIAIEKFVEIAKSSSSGSSTSGGSSSGSSCSDSSDSDSSDSGSDDECVTSNPAPEVLPKTDASPMAMPHKILSAITEEEFAETRNSRRSNNSLLEDGEIEEEQVAAKKSAETVNSTVSTNGQCLRSSLPPAVHIEPPKPQPAAQGTVRHLIAKGFEKKRERAAAAKGTIGHFYAKDFEKKRERQRAYEKLEEMERNAKAKPIFDCIHPGHLKQLGITTPVEYAVTSERRLPARRGCPVQSLLGLFLKAG; from the coding sequence ATGCCTGGCTATCACCGAGCCGCGGCGCGCGACGAACTCCGCTCGAAGACGATGGAGTTGGCTCCGGCCGAGCTCTTCGCCTCTGATCCGCGCCAGGTGCTCAAGAAGAAGCTCTCCGCCCCTGATCCGTGCCAGGTGCTGAGGAAGAGGCTCGGCGAGGAGATGGAGGCTCTCCGCGGCATCCTCAGGAAGGCCGAGCTCGTGGTACGCAATAATGTCGACAAGGGCTACGcggcacgccgccgccgcaaggACGGGCATTTCTTGGCCGCAGAAGCCCGATCAGAAGCCATGGTGGTCGACCGTACTCCATGTGCCAAGAGAAGGAAGGCGACGCCACCCGTGGAGAACATCGAGCCCCCCCGGATATCGAAGGCCGATCCGATTCCATGTGCCAAGAAAAGGAGGATGATGCCACCCGTAGAGATCATCGAGCCCCGGATATCTCAGGACGAGATCTTCAGCTTGGTTACTCGACTGTCGTCACTCTCGTCGAACATGCCGGCGCGCATCGTTGAGTTCCTGAACAAGGAGTGCACCAGTTACACAGATCAAAAGGCTGGCGAGATAGAGATCGATCTGGAATCCATGACGCGCCCCGCCATGTTCGAGCTGCAAAAGTTGCTAGACGAGTTTGCTGAACAGAAAGGGGAGTCGATGAACGTCTGCAGATCCACTAGTCGCTCATCGCCCCGTAAACTAGAGGAAGGCGAGATCATCGAGGAAGGCGAGTTCATCGAGGAGGATTGTGGTGCCACTGCCACCACGGCTATATGCGGCGGCGATGCTTCCCCTGTTGTGGCACAGAAGGGCCTTTgttcaccgccaccgccacgaaTACTCGAAGATGGAGAGATGACAGAGGAAGAGGGCGCCAGCGCCATATGCGGCGACGATGCCCTTGTTGGGACCGTTGAGACTGCAAAAAGCCCAAGCAACAGCAGCTCGTCTGGATCCTCCAGCAGCAGCGATGGTTCTGGATCTTCTTGCAGCGATTCATCAGATTCCGACAGCAGCGACTCTAACTCCGACGATGAATGCGTGACAAGCAATGTGGCTCCTGTCGTTCTTCCCATTCCCAAGGCCGACGACGCATCTGCCATAGCAATGCCAGCCAAGGGCATTTGCTCACCGCCACGAATCCTCGAAGACAGAGAGATGACAGAGGAGGAGATCGACATATGCGGCGATGCCGGTCCTATTGCCATCGAGAAGTTTGTTGAAATAGCAAAAAGCAGTTCGTCTGGATCTTCCACCAGCGGCGGCAGTTCATCTGGATCTTCATGCAGCGATTCATCAGATTCCGACAGCAGCGACTCTGGCTCCGACGACGAGTGTGTGACAAGCAATCCAGCTCCTGAAGTTCTTCCCAAGACCGACGCCTCTCCCATGGCAATGCCACACAAGATTCTCAGTGCTATAACTGAAGAGGAGTTTGCTGAAACCAGGAACAGCCGAAGAAGCAACAATTCATTACTTGAAGATGGCGAGATAGAAGAGGAGCAGGTGGCTGCAAAGAAGTCTGCTGAAACCGTGAACAGTACAGTATCCACCAATGGCCAATGCCTCAGAAGCAGCCTGCCTCCTGCCGTCCATATCGAGCCACCGAAGCCTCAGCCGGCTGCACAAGGCACTGTTCGTCATTTAATTGCCAAGGGTTTTGAGAAGAAGCGCGAGAGGGCTGCGGCTGCAAAAGGCACCATTGGTCATTTCTATGCCAAGGATTTTGAGAAGAAGCGCGAGAGGCAGAGAGCCTACGAAAAGCTGGAAGAGATGGAGAGGAACGCGAAGGCGAAGCCCATCTTCGACTGCATACACCCGGGACACTTGAAGCAGCTAGGGATCACCACCCCGGTGGAGTACGCCGTCACCTCTGAGCGGCGTCTTCCTGCTCGCCGTGGCTGCCCGGTGCAGAGTCTACTTGGGCTCTTCTTGAAAGCAGGGTAG
- the LOC110431068 gene encoding predicted GPI-anchored protein 58, with product MENPARVDLPEDDAARCHQYTSREEEQNHPAPTTEDKVAGKRPLAVDPPPAEALPAESSQTPKRRWLVRITDDDEEEEATPYLVRRPRSRLDVVPATAGRMTSDPPGPHAEPTCVGETGAAAAAGRTRRRFFTATHRRSDLAASDVDPDHIAGQRTAEPVAVVGDAVPQTTQEHAKEQPATTTAAESAEEHPAPARARAGTPTRDGEAARTPPPSNAVEEEGRAPTPPPAEEGRVPTPPRAGASSPVGSPFLDQGPVMPATTAGGSAEGEEARTAFDDEVEEIQGDTKSIPAPAPLMLKEPSKNIDQWSEVSETEG from the exons atggagaatcctgcgagGGTGGACCTGCCAGAggacgacgctgctcggtgtcatCAATACACCAGCCgcgaggaggagcagaaccatcccgccccgaccaccgaggacaagGTAGCAGGGAAAAGGCCACTGGCAGTGGATCCGCCCCCTGCGGAGGcactgccggcagagagcagccagaCGCCGAAACGTCGTTGGCTCGTcaggatcaccgacgacgacgaggaggaggaggcgacgcCATATTTGGTTCGAAGGCCGCGTAGTCGTCTGGACGTTGTGCCAGCCACTGCTGGTCGGATGACCAGCGACCCGCCTGGCCCACACGCCGAGCCGACGTGTGTTGGAGAGACaggggcagcggcggcggctggtaGGACGAGGAGAAGGTTCTTCACAGCAACGCACAGGCGTTCCGATCT CGCGGCATCGGACGTCGACCCTGACCACATTGCTGGCCAGAGGACGGCTGAGCCCGTGGCTGTCGTTGGAGACGCCGTGCCACAGACCACCCAGGAGCATGCCAAGGAGCAGCCCGCGACGACGACCGCGGCTGAAAGTGCCGAGGAGCATCCGGCCCCGGCAAGGGCCAGAGCGGGCACCCCTACAAGGGACGGAGAGGCTGCGAGGACGCCTCCCCCAAGCAATGCTGTGGAGGAGGAAGGTAGAGCTCCAACCCCCCCGCCAGCTGAAGAAGGGAGAGTCCCAACCCCGCCCCGAGCAGGCGCCTCTTCACCAGTAGGCTCCCCTTTCCTGGATCAGGGTccagtgatgcctgcgaccacggCCGGGGGGAGTGCGGAGGGCGAGGAAGCCCGGACGGCCTTCGAcgatgaagtggaggagatccaag gggaCACGAAGAGtatcccggcgccggcgccgttgatgctTAAGGAaccgtcgaagaacatcgaccagtggtcggaggtgTCGGAGACGGAGGGCTGA